A stretch of Treponema vincentii F0403 DNA encodes these proteins:
- a CDS encoding NAD(P)/FAD-dependent oxidoreductase: MNRKKNMMEYDVVVIGGGPAGLAAALAAREAGVKKILIIERDRELGGILNQCIHAGFGLHEFKEELTGPEYAQRFITQASQTDIQVMLNTMVLDISPKRVITAAATDGLKTIHAGAVVLAMGCRERTAGAIAVKGYRPAGVYTAGMAQRMMNMEGCRMGREVVIYGSGDIGLIMARRMTLEGAKVKAVVEIMPFSSGLNRNIAQCLEDYGIPLLLSHNISFIHGKDRLEGVTVSQIDSRFNEIEGTHVYYPCDTLLLSVGLIPENELSIKAGVQLDPVTNGPMVDSAMQTEIPGIFACGNVLHVHDIVDFVTRESRTAGKHAGLYALGALSSSASVPCKVGHGIRYVMPRKVLTQTPDGANLFMRVDAIYQNSTVSVKSGNTVLAKKRIARMIPSEMINIPLSAETLRPLTEPITVEVAAT; encoded by the coding sequence ATTAATCGGAAAAAGAATATGATGGAATATGATGTCGTAGTTATCGGAGGCGGCCCCGCAGGTTTGGCGGCAGCCCTCGCCGCACGGGAAGCCGGCGTAAAAAAAATATTGATTATTGAACGCGACCGTGAATTGGGCGGAATCCTCAACCAATGTATCCACGCCGGTTTCGGTTTGCATGAATTTAAAGAAGAATTGACCGGGCCGGAATATGCGCAGCGCTTTATCACACAGGCTTCACAGACGGACATTCAGGTGATGCTGAATACCATGGTGCTGGATATTTCGCCCAAGCGGGTTATCACCGCGGCGGCAACGGACGGGCTTAAAACCATTCACGCAGGCGCCGTGGTGCTCGCGATGGGATGCCGAGAACGCACTGCGGGTGCGATTGCCGTAAAAGGGTACCGTCCGGCGGGAGTGTACACTGCAGGCATGGCGCAGCGGATGATGAATATGGAAGGCTGCCGCATGGGTCGCGAAGTTGTTATTTACGGTTCCGGCGACATCGGGCTGATCATGGCGCGGCGTATGACGCTTGAAGGCGCAAAGGTAAAAGCCGTTGTGGAGATCATGCCCTTTTCCAGCGGACTGAACCGGAACATCGCCCAATGCTTGGAAGATTACGGCATCCCGCTTCTTTTGAGCCATAATATCAGCTTTATCCACGGGAAAGACCGGCTGGAAGGCGTTACCGTTTCGCAAATCGATTCGCGCTTTAACGAAATTGAAGGCACGCACGTGTATTACCCCTGCGATACGCTCCTCCTTTCGGTAGGTTTAATTCCTGAAAACGAGCTTTCGATAAAAGCAGGCGTGCAGCTCGATCCTGTTACCAATGGGCCGATGGTTGACAGCGCTATGCAAACCGAAATACCGGGAATCTTCGCTTGCGGAAATGTGCTGCACGTCCACGATATCGTGGACTTTGTAACACGGGAAAGCAGAACCGCCGGTAAACACGCCGGGCTATACGCGCTCGGCGCACTAAGCAGCTCGGCTTCCGTTCCCTGCAAAGTTGGACACGGTATCCGGTATGTCATGCCGCGCAAGGTATTAACGCAGACACCCGACGGGGCAAATCTTTTTATGCGGGTCGACGCAATCTATCAAAACTCTACCGTATCGGTAAAATCGGGAAATACGGTGCTCGCAAAAAAACGGATTGCCCGCATGATCCCCTCGGAAATGATCAACATCCCGCTCAGCGCCGAAACGCTGCGCCCGCTGACGGAACCGATTACCGTAGAAGTTGCAGCAACGTAG
- the asnS gene encoding asparagine--tRNA ligase — protein MITLIKDILMQKPDGQEVAVYGWVRTKRETKNLIFIQVNDGSCFASIQLTFDRDKGIDSQTEKELSRITTGASIKATGALVESPASGQAVEVAAKTIFVYGEASGETYPLQKKRHTFEFLRDIAHLRARTNTFGAVARVRNQMAFAVHNFFQEHGFQYVHTPLITASDSEGAGEMFQVTTLDMQEIVRKALKDKADPATFILDYKQDFFERAAYLTVSGQLEIETYATALSRVYTFGPTFRAENSNTTRHLSEFWMIEPEMSFFRLEDNMELAENFIVYLLKWALTHCRADLEFFNAQIKPGLIGTLEHVVKTPFTRITYTEAVKELEKHAAEFEFKPFWGCDLQSEHEKYLTEQVFKGPVIVTDYPKEIKAFYMKQNDDGKTVRAMDVLVPGLGEIIGGSEREDNLAALETRMNELGLDMKNYWWYLDLRRYGSVPHSGFGLGFDRLLLYVTGMANIRDVIPYPRTPKSAEF, from the coding sequence ATGATTACATTGATTAAAGATATACTGATGCAAAAACCGGACGGACAAGAGGTTGCCGTCTACGGGTGGGTGCGTACCAAGCGTGAAACAAAGAACCTTATTTTTATTCAGGTAAACGACGGTTCATGCTTTGCATCCATTCAGCTTACCTTTGACCGCGATAAGGGAATTGATTCCCAAACCGAAAAAGAACTAAGCAGGATTACGACCGGTGCTTCGATTAAAGCAACCGGCGCATTGGTTGAATCTCCCGCATCGGGACAGGCTGTAGAAGTTGCCGCAAAAACGATTTTTGTGTACGGCGAGGCTTCCGGCGAAACGTATCCGCTGCAAAAAAAGCGGCACACATTTGAGTTTTTGCGGGACATAGCCCACTTGCGTGCCCGCACCAATACGTTCGGAGCGGTTGCCCGTGTGCGGAATCAAATGGCATTTGCCGTGCATAACTTCTTTCAAGAGCACGGCTTTCAGTACGTGCATACGCCGCTGATTACCGCCTCCGACAGCGAAGGCGCCGGAGAGATGTTTCAGGTAACGACGCTCGATATGCAGGAGATTGTGCGCAAGGCGCTCAAGGATAAAGCCGATCCTGCTACCTTTATCCTCGATTATAAGCAGGACTTTTTTGAGCGGGCTGCCTATTTGACGGTTTCCGGTCAGCTTGAGATAGAAACGTATGCAACGGCGCTTTCCCGGGTGTATACCTTCGGGCCGACATTCCGTGCGGAAAACTCAAACACGACGCGCCACCTTTCCGAGTTTTGGATGATAGAACCGGAGATGTCGTTTTTCCGGCTTGAAGACAACATGGAATTGGCGGAAAATTTTATCGTCTATCTCCTTAAATGGGCGCTCACCCATTGCAGGGCGGATCTTGAATTTTTTAACGCGCAGATTAAACCCGGACTCATCGGAACGCTGGAACACGTGGTGAAAACTCCTTTTACCCGCATCACCTACACGGAGGCGGTGAAGGAACTTGAAAAGCACGCTGCCGAGTTTGAGTTTAAACCCTTCTGGGGCTGCGACCTTCAAAGCGAGCACGAAAAATATTTGACCGAACAGGTGTTTAAAGGCCCCGTTATCGTAACGGATTATCCCAAGGAAATTAAAGCCTTTTATATGAAGCAAAACGATGACGGCAAAACGGTGAGGGCGATGGACGTTCTGGTGCCGGGACTTGGCGAGATTATCGGCGGTTCCGAGCGGGAGGATAATCTTGCTGCGCTTGAAACCCGTATGAACGAGCTTGGGCTTGATATGAAAAACTATTGGTGGTATTTGGATTTACGCCGTTACGGTAGCGTACCTCATTCGGGTTTCGGCCTCGGTTTTGACCGGCTGCTCCTCTATGTTACCGGAATGGCGAATATCCGCGATGTTATCCCGTATCCGCGCACTCCCAAATCCGCGGAATTTTAA
- a CDS encoding HepT-like ribonuclease domain-containing protein yields the protein MYRSNEDLYNHIFDEIIFLESETGTMTKKAFLKDEKTQRAFARSIEIIGEAVKNISNDIIIKYKEVPWRNIAGMRDKLIHGYFSVDYEIVWDVAKNIIPKFKNQLIKIMDTEKKEK from the coding sequence ATGTATCGATCCAATGAAGATTTGTATAATCATATTTTTGATGAAATCATTTTTTTGGAATCTGAAACAGGTACTATGACAAAAAAGGCGTTTCTAAAAGATGAAAAAACGCAACGGGCATTTGCACGGAGTATTGAAATTATTGGAGAAGCCGTTAAAAATATTTCAAATGATATAATCATTAAATATAAAGAAGTTCCATGGAGAAATATTGCCGGTATGAGAGATAAACTCATTCATGGTTATTTTTCCGTTGATTATGAAATTGTGTGGGATGTTGCAAAAAACATTATTCCTAAATTTAAGAACCAGCTGATAAAAATCATGGATACAGAAAAAAAAGAAAAATGA
- a CDS encoding HinfI family type II restriction enzyme has protein sequence MKKKNNFFSITKESFSLVDNYITECQLIPFNEKESLHKFNTLLNDIIEAEQDSTKSEKISHDVDLLFYQNSTKQYVYAEIKYNDDHDTGKFIDINRKFLLSYALLVNKLNIKKVNQLKPILMYFNNKKMKGNIYVPEQTNIFRGERFFSEFTTISYSEIDTVFSNISEDPCIIKKFDELCKKILNENY, from the coding sequence ATAAAGAAGAAAAATAATTTTTTTAGCATAACAAAAGAATCGTTTTCACTTGTAGACAATTATATTACCGAGTGTCAACTTATACCATTTAACGAAAAAGAGTCTCTCCATAAGTTTAATACATTGCTTAATGACATAATTGAAGCAGAGCAAGATTCTACAAAATCTGAAAAAATTTCTCATGATGTTGATTTACTCTTTTATCAAAACTCCACGAAACAATATGTTTATGCGGAAATCAAATATAACGATGACCATGACACAGGAAAGTTTATAGATATAAATCGAAAATTTTTGCTTAGTTATGCTTTGCTAGTCAATAAATTAAACATTAAAAAAGTAAATCAGTTAAAACCGATTCTCATGTATTTTAATAATAAGAAGATGAAAGGCAATATTTATGTGCCAGAACAAACAAATATTTTTCGAGGTGAACGATTTTTTAGTGAATTTACAACAATTTCATATAGCGAAATAGATACGGTATTTTCTAATATTTCAGAAGATCCCTGCATAATTAAAAAATTTGATGAACTTTGTAAGAAAATACTTAATGAAAACTATTGA
- a CDS encoding adenine phosphoribosyltransferase translates to MKDILIDSAVRKIPDFPKKGILFYDITGLLINPEAFHYCLDKLTSFYKNEKIDAVAAIESRGFIFAAPFADRLGIPLILIRKKGKLPGETYSCSYDLEYGQATIEVHTSDIQKGQRILLLDDLIATGGTLNAARKMLNQGGAEVAGFCGVIGLPFLHYDKVLGDLPIKTLIEYDSE, encoded by the coding sequence ATGAAAGATATTTTGATTGATAGTGCCGTCCGTAAGATTCCGGATTTTCCTAAAAAGGGAATTTTGTTTTATGATATTACGGGGCTTCTGATAAATCCTGAAGCATTTCACTATTGTTTGGACAAGCTTACGAGCTTTTATAAGAATGAAAAAATCGATGCGGTTGCGGCCATCGAATCGCGCGGGTTTATTTTTGCCGCGCCTTTTGCCGACAGGCTCGGTATTCCGCTCATTCTCATCAGGAAAAAGGGCAAGCTGCCGGGAGAAACGTATTCCTGTTCTTACGACCTCGAATACGGTCAGGCTACTATCGAAGTACACACTTCCGATATACAAAAAGGCCAGCGGATATTGCTGCTTGACGACCTGATCGCCACCGGCGGTACGCTGAATGCCGCCCGGAAAATGCTGAATCAGGGCGGTGCGGAAGTGGCCGGTTTTTGCGGTGTTATCGGATTGCCGTTTTTGCACTACGACAAAGTTCTAGGTGATTTACCGATTAAAACACTGATTGAATACGACAGCGAATAG
- the murD gene encoding UDP-N-acetylmuramoyl-L-alanine--D-glutamate ligase, with protein sequence MMIRNLNDIAGLSVTVMGLGLNGGGLASARFFAEHGAKEVVVTDMKTEEELAPSVAELKPYPNVRFALGGHNIEDFRTADMVIKNPGVKSEGNPYLAAARCIETDISIFLKLSSAPVLAVTGSKGKSSTVSALYYGLQQCGIPAFLGGNITVSPLTFLTETRADTPVVLELSSWQLGDLAHCPQLKPKIALITHIMPDHQNWYGSMEQYVADKKIIYRNQDKNDYTICNYDDGWGKIFAQETAGQVFWYSAHPLPPHLLGAWIAPDGSARIRLKAGDDRLLLPPKIAVPGAALKQNVMAASLALALYGVEPKKIPDVMKTYGGIPHRLEFFYETEQFKFYNDSAATIPEAAAAAVNAFDKPVILITGGTDKKLDFTGLAPELKKAKALFLLAGTGTDKLIPLLQAEHTPYFGPFQDLTTLLEAVRNETEHALRSGSTAAQEIVVFSPGATSFGMFKNEFDRGLRFKEAVRQCWPTGHSPTP encoded by the coding sequence ATGATGATACGGAATTTGAACGATATTGCAGGCCTTTCGGTAACCGTTATGGGACTCGGTTTAAACGGCGGAGGGCTTGCTTCCGCGCGTTTTTTTGCCGAACACGGCGCAAAAGAGGTTGTCGTAACCGACATGAAAACCGAGGAGGAGCTTGCCCCCTCCGTTGCGGAGTTGAAGCCTTATCCGAATGTACGCTTTGCCCTCGGCGGCCATAATATAGAAGACTTCCGTACGGCAGATATGGTGATTAAAAACCCCGGCGTAAAATCGGAAGGAAATCCGTATCTTGCGGCTGCGCGCTGCATCGAAACGGATATTTCAATCTTTTTAAAGCTGAGCTCCGCGCCGGTACTTGCCGTAACCGGCAGCAAGGGAAAATCGTCAACCGTCAGCGCGCTGTATTACGGGCTGCAGCAATGCGGCATACCGGCATTCCTCGGCGGTAACATCACGGTGAGTCCTCTTACCTTTTTAACGGAAACACGTGCCGATACGCCGGTTGTGCTGGAGCTCTCCAGCTGGCAGCTCGGTGACCTCGCGCATTGCCCGCAGTTAAAGCCGAAAATAGCGCTTATCACTCACATCATGCCCGACCATCAAAACTGGTACGGGTCGATGGAGCAGTATGTAGCCGATAAAAAAATTATCTACCGCAATCAGGACAAAAACGATTACACTATTTGCAACTACGATGACGGCTGGGGAAAAATTTTTGCCCAAGAGACTGCAGGGCAGGTCTTTTGGTATAGCGCACATCCGTTGCCGCCGCATCTGCTCGGCGCATGGATAGCCCCCGACGGTTCCGCGCGGATACGGTTAAAAGCTGGCGATGACCGGCTGCTGCTGCCGCCCAAAATTGCGGTACCCGGTGCGGCGCTTAAACAGAATGTCATGGCTGCATCGCTTGCCCTTGCGCTATACGGCGTTGAGCCGAAAAAAATCCCGGACGTTATGAAGACCTACGGAGGAATCCCCCACCGACTCGAATTTTTTTATGAAACGGAACAGTTTAAATTCTACAACGATTCTGCGGCAACGATTCCCGAAGCGGCAGCGGCGGCCGTCAATGCTTTCGATAAGCCGGTTATCCTGATTACCGGAGGCACCGACAAAAAGCTCGACTTTACCGGACTTGCGCCGGAACTTAAAAAGGCAAAGGCCTTGTTTTTGCTTGCCGGCACGGGTACCGATAAACTAATACCGCTGCTGCAAGCCGAGCACACTCCGTACTTCGGCCCCTTTCAAGACCTTACAACGCTGCTTGAAGCAGTCCGCAACGAGACGGAACATGCGTTGCGCAGCGGAAGCACAGCGGCGCAAGAAATTGTCGTATTTTCCCCCGGCGCTACGAGCTTCGGAATGTTTAAAAACGAGTTCGACCGCGGACTCCGCTTTAAAGAAGCGGTACGGCAATGCTGGCCGACAGGACACTCCCCTACTCCTTAA
- the recO gene encoding DNA repair protein RecO: MSNRSWNTEALVLSVSSFNSDHRNVSLLVPQEHGCTIVPATLFGGARSKLRGMVAAYQSGKVWLYSNPIKNLNKITDFSVSAYRMELRESLARSWCAAVCSEITIKTCGTVNWQLVNAFLDGLCVSDDEGCERGLLRFLWRLLQTAGVAPDIFHCGFCGAEIAIGAGAGSSGTKSITNPTGWGSGGAENTSRAVSSPAEACCAVYSPAEDECFCSSCRSFDGHSFPLSAEAFGYLYAVTEKAPGYSRHLPLSPAAYGELKRFLFFLTEKLAGAPLKTFQAGYV, from the coding sequence ATGAGTAACCGCTCGTGGAATACCGAGGCGCTCGTGCTGTCGGTTTCTTCTTTTAATAGCGATCATCGGAACGTATCGCTCCTTGTGCCGCAAGAGCACGGGTGTACCATTGTGCCTGCAACGCTTTTCGGCGGCGCACGGAGTAAACTGCGGGGGATGGTTGCAGCCTATCAGAGCGGAAAAGTCTGGCTCTATTCCAACCCGATAAAAAATTTAAATAAAATTACCGATTTTTCAGTGAGCGCCTATCGGATGGAGCTGCGCGAAAGTTTAGCCCGCAGCTGGTGCGCCGCCGTGTGCAGCGAAATTACGATAAAAACCTGCGGCACGGTGAACTGGCAGCTGGTTAACGCTTTTTTGGACGGGCTCTGTGTGTCCGACGACGAAGGATGCGAGCGCGGGCTTTTACGCTTTTTATGGCGGCTGTTACAGACGGCCGGCGTTGCGCCCGATATATTTCATTGCGGTTTCTGCGGCGCAGAGATCGCAATTGGCGCCGGTGCGGGGAGCAGCGGCACCAAGAGTATAACCAATCCTACAGGGTGGGGAAGTGGCGGCGCTGAAAATACTTCAAGAGCCGTGTCTTCTCCGGCGGAAGCGTGCTGCGCCGTGTATAGCCCTGCCGAGGATGAATGCTTTTGCAGCTCCTGCCGCAGCTTCGATGGACATAGCTTTCCGCTTTCTGCAGAAGCTTTCGGGTATTTGTATGCGGTAACGGAAAAAGCCCCCGGCTATTCACGGCACTTGCCGCTCAGCCCCGCTGCCTATGGGGAGCTCAAACGCTTTCTCTTCTTTTTAACGGAAAAGCTGGCAGGCGCGCCGCTTAAAACGTTTCAGGCCGGTTATGTGTAA
- a CDS encoding NAD(P)/FAD-dependent oxidoreductase: MYDVIIIGGGVVGCAIARELSQYRLSVALLEKHSEVCEGSSKANSAIVHGGFDAKPGTVKARLNVRGNELIRRLAPQLQFHFKQIGSLVVAFSDEDMEELKKLYDRGIANGVPELELWDREKTLAEEPNLSPETQGALFCGTAGIVCPFGMTYAFIENAVENGVELICDAEVTGIKKIGSGTGTDGAAVQTRDGAAQTVTAQTSAQESGFSVTTPQGVFTARYVINAAGLYADKIAAMIGDCDYTILPRKGEYRVLDKVCGDLVHHVIFQAPTKMGKGVLVTPTYDNNLLAGPTAQDIDDREDTSTTLAGLNKIDSSAKKAVPSLDFRKTIRTFTGVRARPSTGDFMIYASKQAKGFIHAGGIESPGLSSAPAIAEYVAELLRQEGMALIKKPHVITGRKGIGQFSAMPNKERATLIAENPLYGRIICRCETVTEAEIIEAIRRPAGARTVDGVKRRVRPGTGRCQGGFCTPRVLEILSRELRLPMESIPKSDKGTEIVLGKLKNPVESKSRSGDSSKHSR, encoded by the coding sequence ATGTATGATGTGATTATAATCGGCGGGGGCGTTGTAGGGTGTGCTATTGCACGGGAATTGTCTCAGTACCGGCTGAGCGTTGCGCTGCTGGAAAAGCATTCGGAGGTTTGCGAAGGTTCCTCCAAGGCAAACAGCGCTATCGTGCACGGCGGCTTCGACGCAAAACCGGGAACAGTAAAAGCCCGCCTCAATGTACGGGGAAACGAACTGATACGCCGCCTTGCCCCACAGCTTCAATTTCATTTTAAGCAAATAGGTTCGCTCGTTGTTGCCTTTTCCGATGAGGATATGGAAGAACTCAAAAAACTGTATGACCGAGGTATTGCAAACGGCGTACCGGAACTTGAACTGTGGGATAGGGAAAAGACATTAGCGGAAGAGCCGAATCTTTCACCCGAAACGCAGGGGGCGCTGTTTTGCGGGACTGCCGGTATCGTGTGTCCCTTTGGCATGACGTATGCCTTTATCGAAAATGCGGTAGAAAACGGCGTTGAGCTGATATGCGATGCCGAGGTAACCGGTATAAAAAAAATCGGGAGCGGCACAGGGACGGATGGCGCCGCCGTTCAAACACGGGATGGTGCAGCTCAAACTGTAACTGCACAAACTTCGGCGCAAGAAAGCGGCTTTTCCGTCACAACGCCGCAAGGTGTTTTTACGGCGCGGTACGTTATCAACGCCGCAGGTCTGTATGCCGACAAGATTGCCGCGATGATAGGCGACTGCGATTACACAATTCTGCCCCGCAAAGGGGAATACCGCGTGCTGGATAAGGTGTGCGGCGATTTGGTACATCACGTCATCTTTCAGGCGCCGACCAAGATGGGAAAGGGCGTACTGGTAACACCCACCTACGATAACAACCTGTTAGCAGGCCCTACGGCACAAGATATCGACGACCGTGAGGATACCTCGACAACGCTTGCAGGCTTGAATAAAATCGATAGTTCGGCAAAAAAAGCGGTGCCCTCGCTCGATTTCCGGAAGACTATCCGTACTTTTACCGGCGTACGCGCCCGCCCGAGTACCGGCGACTTTATGATTTATGCTTCAAAACAGGCAAAGGGATTTATCCATGCGGGAGGCATCGAATCTCCCGGTTTGAGTTCTGCACCGGCGATTGCCGAATATGTTGCGGAACTTTTACGGCAAGAGGGTATGGCGCTGATAAAAAAGCCGCATGTCATTACCGGACGAAAGGGCATCGGTCAATTTTCCGCGATGCCGAACAAGGAGCGGGCGACCTTAATTGCGGAAAATCCGCTCTACGGACGGATTATCTGCCGCTGTGAAACGGTAACCGAAGCAGAAATCATCGAAGCCATCCGCCGCCCTGCGGGAGCGCGCACTGTCGACGGGGTTAAACGGCGGGTTCGCCCCGGAACCGGACGCTGCCAAGGAGGCTTTTGTACGCCGCGGGTTTTGGAAATCCTCAGCAGGGAATTACGGCTGCCGATGGAAAGCATCCCCAAATCGGACAAAGGCACGGAAATCGTGCTGGGGAAATTAAAGAATCCCGTTGAGAGTAAAAGCCGCAGCGGTGATTCCTCAAAGCATTCAAGGTAA
- a CDS encoding nucleotidyltransferase family protein, whose product MKPKEKKEIFNFLEYNKNILQSYGVKKIGLFGSYVHNQQNKNSDIDILVEFHTNKKNYNNFINLVYYLEDNLNTKIDLLTIESLSPYIGQRILNEVEYVSIQ is encoded by the coding sequence ATGAAACCTAAAGAAAAAAAAGAGATTTTTAATTTCTTAGAATATAATAAAAACATTCTCCAGTCCTATGGCGTAAAAAAAATAGGTCTTTTTGGTTCTTATGTACATAATCAACAAAATAAAAATAGCGATATTGATATATTAGTAGAATTTCATACTAATAAAAAAAACTATAATAACTTTATAAATTTAGTTTATTACTTGGAAGATAATTTGAATACAAAAATAGATTTATTAACTATAGAAAGTTTAAGTCCGTATATTGGTCAGAGAATACTCAATGAGGTTGAATATGTATCGATCCAATGA
- a CDS encoding site-specific DNA-methyltransferase has translation MSTYKIINGNCIEELKKIEANSINLIFADPPYWMRVSGVLKRVEGTDYDGCADEWDNQFESLDDYIEFTRNWLKECYRVLSPNGSIWVIGGMQCIYTIGNTMQEIGYWLINDIIWYKTNPTPNFMGTRLNNSHETLIWATKSQKAKYTFHYKTAKELNTDTVLVSDYEKGIRKQMGSIWRFPVCSGNERIKDDTGKKLHSTQKPFALLHRIVAICSNIGDTVLDPFGGTFTTGAAAIQCGRNFIGIDASELYCKYGEKRLSETKEMIGDIEKATFDIKPIKVDFIDLIKNNFLLPDEKFFLKNSDSFAILKSDGKIELPSKNIVTDIHKGAAILGNKKAARVNGFDFWYVERNNKRKSIKDIRENYRKIIAG, from the coding sequence ATGTCAACCTATAAGATAATCAATGGTAACTGTATCGAGGAGCTTAAAAAAATAGAAGCAAATAGTATTAACCTCATATTTGCTGACCCACCGTATTGGATGCGTGTTTCAGGCGTTTTAAAACGTGTCGAAGGAACTGATTATGACGGCTGTGCTGATGAGTGGGATAATCAGTTTGAAAGCCTTGATGACTATATTGAATTTACGCGTAATTGGCTCAAAGAATGTTACCGAGTTCTATCGCCGAATGGTTCGATTTGGGTTATCGGAGGGATGCAGTGTATTTATACTATCGGGAATACTATGCAAGAAATCGGATATTGGCTCATAAATGATATTATATGGTATAAAACAAATCCTACGCCTAATTTTATGGGTACCCGGCTCAATAACAGTCATGAAACTCTTATATGGGCAACAAAATCACAAAAAGCAAAATATACATTTCACTATAAGACAGCAAAAGAACTAAATACGGATACGGTTCTCGTTTCAGATTATGAAAAAGGTATACGTAAGCAAATGGGTTCTATATGGCGATTTCCTGTTTGCTCCGGGAACGAACGTATAAAAGATGATACAGGGAAAAAACTTCACTCTACGCAAAAACCATTTGCATTACTTCACAGAATCGTTGCTATATGTTCAAACATCGGCGATACGGTTCTTGATCCATTTGGAGGAACATTTACTACCGGTGCGGCCGCCATTCAATGTGGAAGGAATTTTATAGGGATAGATGCTTCTGAATTGTATTGCAAATATGGAGAAAAGAGATTATCGGAAACGAAAGAAATGATAGGCGATATTGAAAAAGCAACATTTGATATAAAACCTATAAAAGTAGATTTTATTGATCTAATAAAAAATAATTTTTTATTGCCTGATGAAAAATTTTTCTTAAAAAATAGTGATAGCTTTGCAATTCTGAAATCGGATGGAAAAATTGAACTTCCCTCAAAAAATATTGTAACCGATATTCACAAAGGAGCAGCGATACTTGGCAATAAAAAAGCTGCAAGAGTCAACGGATTTGATTTTTGGTATGTAGAAAGAAATAATAAACGAAAATCAATCAAAGATATACGCGAAAACTATCGAAAAATAATAGCCGGATAA